A region of Sphingomonas crusticola DNA encodes the following proteins:
- a CDS encoding alginate export family protein, protein MKTLPFIAGALLAGAAPAQNFAVKPLLDARLRYENVDQDGIARNADALTLRVRPGLQVSRAGWSALVEGEATLAIVDDYNDGTNGKTAFPNVIDPRNAELNRAQIRYTGKQGFAVTAGRQLLELADQRFVGSSNFRQNQQTFDAVRLQWGTAKGFSADLAYAWSDRTVNGRRGTGVRQQAVRGDNVFALLNYGTKAGTLTGFAYLVDQDEAAVQGFRLSSQTYGVRFAGSQPLRRGVKLGYIASWARQSDYHHNPNDYSADYRLVEGSLAIAALTAKAGYEVLGADRGLALTSVQTPLASLFPWQGWADKFTTTPPNGVRDLYGTLRYGWKKVGPADSITLTASYHRFDSDRLSQHYGDEWDLLASAKRGRATMSVRYARYEADRFATNTNKAWLEADWTF, encoded by the coding sequence ATGAAAACGCTGCCATTCATAGCGGGCGCGCTGCTGGCCGGCGCCGCCCCCGCCCAGAATTTCGCCGTCAAGCCGCTATTGGACGCGCGGCTTCGCTATGAGAATGTCGATCAGGACGGCATAGCCCGAAACGCCGACGCGCTGACGCTGCGGGTACGGCCCGGCCTGCAGGTCTCCAGGGCAGGGTGGTCGGCCCTGGTGGAAGGCGAGGCGACGCTTGCAATCGTCGACGATTATAATGACGGCACCAACGGCAAGACTGCCTTCCCGAACGTAATCGATCCGCGCAACGCCGAACTCAACCGCGCCCAGATCCGCTATACGGGCAAGCAGGGTTTCGCGGTGACGGCGGGACGGCAATTGCTCGAGCTGGCCGACCAGCGCTTCGTCGGCTCGTCCAACTTCCGCCAGAACCAGCAGACATTCGATGCAGTGCGGCTCCAATGGGGCACCGCCAAGGGCTTCAGCGCCGACCTTGCCTATGCGTGGAGCGACCGGACGGTGAACGGACGCCGCGGCACCGGCGTCCGCCAGCAGGCGGTGCGTGGCGACAACGTCTTCGCCCTGCTCAATTACGGCACCAAGGCCGGCACGCTGACCGGTTTCGCCTATCTCGTGGATCAGGACGAAGCAGCGGTGCAGGGTTTTCGCCTGTCGAGCCAGACCTATGGCGTCCGCTTCGCCGGCAGCCAGCCGCTGCGCAGGGGCGTGAAGCTCGGCTACATCGCAAGCTGGGCGCGGCAAAGCGACTATCATCACAACCCCAATGATTATTCCGCGGATTACCGGCTGGTCGAGGGATCGCTCGCGATCGCCGCGCTGACGGCCAAGGCGGGTTATGAGGTACTGGGCGCCGACAGAGGCCTCGCTTTGACCAGCGTGCAGACGCCGCTGGCGTCCTTGTTTCCGTGGCAAGGCTGGGCCGACAAGTTCACCACCACACCGCCGAATGGCGTGCGCGACCTGTATGGCACGCTGAGGTATGGCTGGAAGAAGGTCGGGCCGGCCGACTCGATCACGCTTACCGCATCCTACCATCGCTTCGACAGCGACCGGTTGAGCCAGCATTATGGCGATGAATGGGATTTGCTGGCGAGTGCCAAGCGGGGGCGGGCGACAATGTCGGTCCGCTATGCCCGGTACGAGGCAGACCGGTTTGCGACCAACACCAACAAGGCCTGGCTAGAGGCGGATTGGACATTTTAG